One Pullulanibacillus sp. KACC 23026 DNA segment encodes these proteins:
- the thiC gene encoding phosphomethylpyrimidine synthase ThiC, with protein sequence MSLNEKSISIMSQFPGSKKVYVEGSRTDIKVPMREIELSPTTGSFGEEENGPVRVYDTSGPYTDPNYSIDIKKGLPPIRSTWIKERGDVEEYSGRDILPEDNGYRDEKDPRANHNVFPGLKREVLRAKSGTNVTQLHYAKKGIITPEMEFIAIRENMTPDFVREEVARGRAIIPSNINHPESEPMIIGRNFHVKINANIGNSAVSSSIYEEVEKMTWATRWGADTIMDLSTGKNIHTTREWIIRNSAVPVGTVPIYQALEKVKGVAEDLTWEVYRDTLIEQAEQGVDYFTIHAGVLLRYVPLTANRVTGIVSRGGSIMAQWCLYHHQENFLYTHFEEICDIMKTYDISFSLGDGLRPGSIADANDEAQFAELETLGELTQIAWEHDVQVMVEGPGHVPMHLIKENMDKQLEVCKEAPFYTLGPLATDIAPGYDHITSAIGAAMIGWYGTAMLCYVTPKEHLGLPNRDDVREGVITYKIAAHAADLAKGHPGAQKRDDALSKARFEFRWRDQFHLSLDPERAIDYHDETLPAEGAKTAHFCSMCGPKFCSMRISHDIRKFAKEKNLDTQKVIEQGMREKANEFRSSGGGIYQ encoded by the coding sequence ATGTCACTAAATGAAAAAAGTATTTCGATTATGTCCCAGTTTCCAGGAAGTAAGAAGGTCTATGTAGAGGGCTCACGAACGGATATTAAGGTACCTATGCGGGAAATAGAATTAAGTCCTACAACAGGCAGCTTTGGAGAAGAAGAAAATGGGCCTGTCCGTGTTTATGATACAAGTGGGCCTTATACAGATCCTAATTATTCAATTGACATCAAAAAAGGCTTACCTCCAATTAGAAGCACTTGGATTAAGGAACGCGGAGATGTCGAGGAGTACTCGGGGCGCGATATCCTGCCTGAGGATAATGGGTATAGGGATGAAAAGGATCCAAGAGCAAACCATAACGTCTTTCCTGGATTAAAACGTGAGGTCCTCCGGGCAAAATCAGGAACAAATGTCACTCAACTTCATTATGCCAAAAAAGGAATCATTACTCCGGAAATGGAGTTTATAGCTATTCGCGAAAATATGACTCCTGATTTTGTTCGAGAAGAAGTGGCAAGAGGAAGGGCCATTATCCCTTCTAATATTAATCATCCAGAATCGGAGCCTATGATTATTGGTCGGAACTTCCATGTAAAGATTAACGCCAACATTGGAAACTCAGCTGTATCCTCTTCAATTTATGAGGAAGTCGAAAAAATGACATGGGCCACTCGCTGGGGTGCCGACACTATTATGGATCTTTCAACAGGCAAAAACATTCATACTACTAGAGAATGGATTATTCGTAATTCGGCTGTTCCGGTCGGGACTGTCCCTATTTATCAAGCTTTAGAAAAAGTAAAAGGGGTTGCTGAAGATCTGACTTGGGAAGTTTACCGTGATACGTTAATCGAACAAGCGGAACAGGGCGTTGATTACTTCACCATTCATGCAGGCGTGCTATTGCGGTATGTTCCGCTTACTGCCAATCGTGTAACGGGAATCGTCTCACGTGGAGGATCCATTATGGCTCAATGGTGTTTGTATCATCATCAGGAAAACTTTTTATATACTCATTTTGAAGAAATCTGTGACATTATGAAAACTTACGATATTTCATTTTCATTAGGTGACGGCTTACGTCCGGGTTCTATTGCAGATGCCAATGATGAAGCCCAATTTGCAGAACTTGAGACCCTTGGAGAGCTTACTCAAATCGCATGGGAACATGACGTTCAAGTTATGGTAGAAGGACCAGGACACGTGCCCATGCATCTTATTAAAGAAAATATGGATAAACAGCTGGAGGTTTGTAAAGAAGCCCCTTTTTACACACTTGGACCGCTTGCAACCGATATTGCCCCTGGGTATGACCATATCACCTCTGCAATCGGTGCCGCTATGATTGGCTGGTATGGAACGGCCATGCTTTGTTATGTGACACCTAAAGAGCATCTAGGGCTGCCTAATCGGGATGATGTTCGCGAAGGGGTGATCACCTATAAAATTGCGGCCCATGCTGCTGACTTAGCAAAGGGACATCCAGGTGCACAAAAAAGAGATGACGCCTTGTCTAAAGCCCGTTTTGAATTCAGATGGCGCGATCAATTTCATTTATCATTAGATCCTGAACGGGCGATCGACTATCATGATGAAACCTTGCCAGCTGAAGGAGCAAAAACAGCTCATTTTTGTTCCATGTGCGGTCCGAAATTTTGCAGTATGAGGATCTCACATGATATCCGCAAATTTGCAAAAGAAAAGAACCTAGATACACAGAAAGTCATTGAACAAGGGATGAGAGAAAAAGCTAATGAATTTAGGAGTTCTGGCGGAGGTATTTATCAATAA
- a CDS encoding heavy metal translocating P-type ATPase — protein MTVKERELSLAITGMTCAACSTRIEKVLNKIDGVDANVNLALENAKVHIHDDQVTTEEIVTRIRKLGYDVQEEKQEFDIRGMTCAACSTRIEKMLNKMPGVDKATINLATESGTVEFLSGVVTAQDIVERVKKLGYEAIPKNENQSQEDYKEKEYKQKRTKFIVSAVIALPFIYMMIGHAGILPVPGFVENKWFQLILATFVEFYIGGPFFVGAYRALANKSANMDVLVALGTASAYFYSLYGVIRSLVQPGYKPEFYFETSVLIITLILLGKLFEARAKGRTTVAIKSLLNLQAKEATLIKDGEQVKIPVENVQVGDVLLVRPGEKIPVDGSIIEGKSTVDESMITGESLPVSKQVGDEVIGATLNKNGTLTMKAEKVGKDTALAGIVKIVKEAQGSKAPIQRLADVISGIFVPIVVGIAILTFIVWIAFVTPGNLPHALDAAIAVLVIACPCSLGLATPTSIMVGTGKGAESGILYKGGEYLETTHYLNAILLDKTGTITKGKPEVTDFINLGEDSDEALLAKIVAAEESSEHPLAQAIVEYGKEKGVLSVSVSEFEAIPGHGIFAKVDDVPLYIGTRKLMSRENISMDDHEQTMSKLEQDGKTAMLVAYNGQLQGIIAVADTVKETSKQAISDLKALGLDVYMITGDNKRTAEAIARLVGIDHVFAEVLPEEKASKVKELQAQGMKVGMVGDGINDAPALAAADIGMAVGSGTDVAIETADVTLIGGGLEHVVKAIDLSGKTMKNIRQNLFWALFYNSIGVPIAALGLLAPWVAGAAMAFSSVSVVTNALRLKRVKI, from the coding sequence ATGACGGTGAAAGAAAGAGAATTATCATTAGCGATAACAGGCATGACCTGTGCGGCCTGTTCAACCCGTATTGAAAAAGTATTAAACAAAATAGATGGAGTCGATGCCAATGTTAATTTGGCGTTAGAAAATGCGAAAGTCCATATTCATGATGATCAAGTGACGACAGAAGAGATTGTGACTCGTATAAGGAAGCTAGGCTATGATGTTCAAGAAGAGAAACAGGAATTTGATATACGTGGTATGACATGTGCCGCTTGCAGCACGCGAATAGAAAAAATGTTAAATAAAATGCCTGGTGTGGATAAAGCTACGATTAACTTAGCTACCGAATCAGGGACAGTCGAGTTTTTATCAGGGGTAGTAACCGCTCAGGACATCGTTGAGCGTGTCAAGAAATTGGGCTACGAAGCGATTCCGAAAAATGAGAACCAATCACAAGAAGATTATAAGGAAAAGGAATATAAACAAAAACGGACGAAATTTATTGTTTCTGCGGTTATAGCCTTGCCTTTTATTTATATGATGATTGGTCATGCGGGCATCCTGCCTGTTCCAGGATTCGTTGAAAATAAGTGGTTTCAACTGATCCTCGCAACCTTCGTTGAATTTTATATTGGCGGTCCATTCTTTGTAGGGGCTTACCGTGCCCTAGCCAATAAGAGTGCCAATATGGATGTGCTGGTTGCTTTGGGGACGGCATCCGCCTATTTTTACAGTCTATATGGAGTCATTCGGTCACTGGTACAGCCAGGATATAAGCCGGAGTTCTATTTCGAAACAAGCGTGTTGATCATTACCCTGATCCTTCTAGGTAAATTGTTTGAAGCAAGAGCTAAGGGCCGAACAACGGTTGCGATCAAATCCTTACTCAATCTTCAAGCGAAAGAGGCTACTCTGATCAAAGATGGCGAGCAGGTCAAAATTCCTGTTGAAAATGTACAAGTCGGGGATGTTCTTCTTGTGCGTCCAGGTGAGAAAATCCCTGTGGACGGTTCAATTATAGAAGGTAAGTCAACTGTCGATGAATCTATGATTACAGGTGAATCACTCCCGGTTTCCAAGCAAGTCGGCGATGAAGTCATTGGAGCTACTCTTAATAAAAATGGGACATTGACCATGAAGGCTGAGAAAGTCGGCAAGGATACTGCTTTAGCAGGTATTGTTAAGATTGTGAAAGAAGCCCAGGGGTCTAAAGCCCCTATTCAGCGATTAGCGGATGTGATTTCGGGCATTTTCGTTCCAATTGTAGTTGGGATTGCGATTTTGACCTTTATTGTTTGGATTGCCTTTGTCACACCAGGAAATTTACCTCATGCTCTTGATGCGGCTATTGCGGTTCTAGTGATTGCTTGTCCATGTTCATTAGGGCTTGCGACACCGACCTCCATCATGGTGGGGACAGGTAAAGGCGCTGAGTCGGGTATTCTATATAAAGGCGGGGAATATCTCGAAACCACTCATTATCTCAATGCTATTCTACTTGATAAAACCGGGACGATTACAAAAGGAAAACCTGAAGTGACCGATTTCATCAACCTTGGTGAGGATTCCGACGAAGCACTGCTTGCCAAAATTGTGGCAGCGGAAGAATCTTCGGAACACCCATTAGCCCAAGCCATCGTGGAGTATGGAAAAGAAAAAGGGGTTCTATCGGTTAGTGTCTCTGAATTTGAAGCGATACCTGGACATGGTATTTTTGCAAAAGTTGATGACGTGCCACTCTATATCGGAACACGCAAACTGATGAGCCGTGAAAACATTTCGATGGATGATCATGAGCAAACGATGTCTAAACTTGAACAAGATGGTAAGACAGCGATGCTCGTGGCATATAATGGGCAATTGCAAGGGATTATTGCTGTTGCTGACACGGTAAAAGAGACTTCGAAACAGGCAATCAGTGATTTAAAGGCATTAGGCCTAGATGTCTATATGATCACGGGTGACAACAAGCGAACAGCGGAAGCGATCGCGCGACTTGTCGGGATTGATCATGTATTTGCGGAGGTTCTTCCTGAAGAAAAGGCATCTAAAGTGAAAGAACTTCAAGCTCAAGGGATGAAAGTGGGCATGGTCGGTGACGGCATTAATGATGCGCCAGCCCTTGCCGCAGCTGATATCGGGATGGCTGTCGGGTCTGGTACAGATGTCGCTATTGAAACAGCGGATGTCACATTAATCGGCGGCGGCTTAGAACATGTTGTCAAAGCTATTGACTTAAGCGGTAAGACGATGAAAAACATTCGCCAAAACTTGTTTTGGGCATTGTTTTACAATTCGATTGGGGTGCCAATTGCTGCGCTTGGACTGCTGGCACCATGGGTAGCAGGAGCAGCAATGGCGTTTAGCTCCGTATCGGTTGTCACCAATGCGTTGCGCTTAAAACGCGTTAAAATTTAA
- a CDS encoding BlaI/MecI/CopY family transcriptional regulator: MTIKNFKYDKVGLDRFFGPLEAKIIDYLWESGQEQSIKQVQHYLEKDKPISFNTVMTVMKRLVDKGILTKRTDGRVSLFKPVQTKEAFIEEQSKRLTENLLDEFGGVVINHMLDVITDVDQNLLNQLEQKIKQLKKDKS; encoded by the coding sequence ATGACTATCAAAAATTTTAAATATGATAAGGTTGGATTAGACCGCTTTTTCGGCCCGCTCGAAGCTAAAATAATCGATTATCTATGGGAATCTGGTCAAGAACAGTCAATCAAGCAGGTTCAGCATTACTTAGAGAAGGATAAGCCGATTAGTTTTAATACGGTTATGACCGTTATGAAACGGTTAGTCGACAAGGGCATTCTTACAAAACGGACTGATGGAAGGGTTTCTTTATTCAAGCCCGTTCAGACAAAGGAAGCGTTTATTGAGGAACAATCGAAGCGGTTAACAGAGAATTTGCTGGACGAATTTGGTGGTGTTGTAATCAACCATATGTTAGATGTTATAACGGATGTTGATCAAAACTTATTAAATCAACTGGAACAAAAAATCAAACAATTAAAAAAGGACAAGTCATGA
- the lgt gene encoding prolipoprotein diacylglyceryl transferase: MHKDLFNLFGYVVQTHAVISLLAIILGYGVALALTKNTIFYNHLKAFILYGVIGAIIGARIWHVFIFQWPTYSRHPIQIFEVWNGGISIEGAVAGGIVSLIIYSKYHRISFLQFADYLSPAMILAQGIGRIACFMNGDAFGKPTGGNFGLVYPKGTIAYDYYGSQPLWPAEVWESQGDMILFCVLFMISKFYGNRLGKGWLFSIYVAAYFVERFILEFFRGDSPRYGKFTGGQWSAIGIVALDLIFMIYLIVRDRRLKVNFK, from the coding sequence ATGCATAAGGATTTGTTTAATTTATTCGGCTATGTGGTTCAAACGCATGCCGTGATTTCCCTTCTCGCTATTATATTAGGGTATGGTGTAGCCTTAGCCTTAACTAAAAATACGATTTTTTATAATCATTTAAAGGCATTTATTCTTTATGGAGTTATTGGTGCCATTATAGGAGCACGAATTTGGCATGTTTTCATCTTTCAATGGCCTACATACTCTCGGCATCCGATTCAGATTTTTGAAGTTTGGAATGGTGGTATTTCTATTGAGGGGGCGGTTGCCGGCGGGATTGTCTCACTAATTATTTATTCTAAGTATCACAGAATAAGCTTTTTACAATTTGCAGACTATCTTTCACCGGCTATGATCCTGGCCCAAGGGATTGGAAGAATAGCTTGCTTTATGAATGGCGATGCTTTTGGTAAACCGACTGGTGGGAATTTTGGTCTTGTTTATCCAAAGGGCACCATTGCCTATGACTATTACGGAAGTCAGCCTCTTTGGCCAGCTGAGGTTTGGGAATCTCAAGGGGATATGATTCTCTTTTGTGTTCTTTTTATGATCTCGAAATTTTATGGCAACCGTTTGGGAAAAGGCTGGCTCTTTTCCATTTATGTCGCCGCCTACTTCGTCGAGCGTTTTATCCTCGAGTTCTTTCGTGGGGATTCTCCGCGATACGGCAAGTTTACAGGTGGCCAGTGGTCAGCCATTGGAATTGTTGCACTAGATTTAATCTTTATGATCTATTTAATCGTTCGCGATAGACGCCTTAAAGTAAACTTCAAATAA
- the copZ gene encoding copper chaperone CopZ: protein MQTITLDVKGMTCGHCKMAVNGALTDLDGVQKVDVNLETGKVSVEFDSSKVSLEQMKEAVEDQGYDVA, encoded by the coding sequence ATGCAAACTATTACACTAGATGTCAAAGGGATGACTTGCGGTCATTGCAAAATGGCGGTAAACGGTGCACTTACGGATTTGGATGGCGTTCAAAAGGTGGACGTTAATCTCGAAACAGGTAAGGTTAGTGTCGAGTTTGATTCAAGCAAAGTGAGCTTGGAACAAATGAAAGAGGCTGTTGAAGATCAAGGTTACGATGTTGCTTAA
- a CDS encoding metal-sensing transcriptional repressor → MVNEPNEILPIDTGRKPAVPRTDMEKDKLINRLKRVEGQVRGLQKMIEEDRYCIDVLVQISAIQAALKKVGFNLMERHTKSCVTKAIQEGHGDHHIDELMKVIQQFSK, encoded by the coding sequence ATGGTAAATGAACCTAATGAGATATTACCAATAGATACTGGGAGAAAGCCTGCCGTTCCACGGACAGATATGGAAAAGGATAAATTAATAAATCGGTTAAAGCGCGTGGAAGGACAAGTGAGAGGTCTTCAAAAAATGATTGAAGAGGACCGTTATTGTATTGATGTTCTTGTCCAAATTTCTGCCATACAAGCTGCTCTTAAAAAAGTAGGGTTTAATCTCATGGAGCGTCATACTAAGTCATGTGTTACTAAAGCTATACAAGAAGGGCATGGGGATCATCACATTGACGAATTGATGAAAGTGATTCAACAATTCTCAAAATAG
- a CDS encoding M56 family metallopeptidase, giving the protein MMWKKKSKMMFGTGVFIALIVWCQIAVYGIHLIFGLKFQADFFDFCIGLFERDSPCYLIVVFLLNSIMAYSILVLIVGMIEYAIQSTRMHAKIDSLKTIKWTKAVSEKYKVVGQSIAVINDDKMVAFTIGLRTPLIVLSTGLLNLLETQEVEAVILHEMSHKINHDSLKIFILRLIARTLWFVPMTKLLYTNFKILCELSADEYAIKTTGSELGLSTALLKMINNFKKRNRSLIFVHFSNEAVNYRLQHLINPDQSLQIRMDRETVFVSVLVILFGMVLVTIA; this is encoded by the coding sequence ATGATGTGGAAGAAAAAGTCAAAGATGATGTTTGGAACGGGCGTTTTCATCGCATTAATTGTATGGTGCCAAATAGCTGTTTATGGGATTCATCTTATTTTTGGCTTGAAATTTCAAGCGGATTTTTTTGACTTCTGTATTGGGCTATTTGAAAGGGATTCACCTTGCTATTTAATTGTTGTTTTCTTGTTAAATTCGATTATGGCCTACAGTATTCTCGTTTTAATAGTGGGAATGATTGAATATGCTATTCAATCAACTAGAATGCATGCTAAAATCGATTCCTTAAAGACTATAAAATGGACCAAAGCGGTTAGTGAGAAATATAAAGTTGTAGGTCAATCTATTGCCGTGATTAACGATGATAAAATGGTGGCCTTTACGATTGGACTCCGAACTCCGTTAATCGTATTGAGTACGGGTTTACTCAATTTGCTTGAAACTCAAGAGGTTGAGGCTGTCATCCTGCATGAAATGTCTCATAAAATCAATCATGATTCTTTAAAAATATTCATTTTACGCCTGATTGCACGGACATTGTGGTTTGTCCCCATGACCAAATTGCTGTATACCAATTTTAAGATTTTATGTGAACTCTCAGCAGATGAATATGCTATTAAAACAACAGGATCCGAATTAGGGTTAAGCACAGCATTACTTAAAATGATTAATAATTTTAAAAAGAGGAATCGATCCCTCATTTTTGTGCACTTCTCAAACGAAGCGGTTAATTATAGGCTGCAACATTTGATTAACCCCGATCAAAGCCTTCAGATAAGAATGGATCGCGAAACTGTTTTTGTTTCAGTTTTAGTGATTCTCTTCGGTATGGTTTTAGTGACAATTGCTTAG
- a CDS encoding Ger(x)C family spore germination protein, translating into MTTKKTLFLLLCSSIFLTGCWDQKVIQDIYYVASVGIDYQDNKYITYLKLLDFSTIAKTEQGKPTEAVPIWILTGSGQTLFDAIRDAKRMSQQNIVFSHVNTFILSESAIKHHLDDTLDLLRRYPDFRLSGWIFGTKDDIMSILNSNPVLNNSPLTLIENTPKAISKQYNRITPLETLEFNREYCDTNRTVFLPNLSLTDSWYSGGKPNPLPRIDGAFLFHDKKYYTWFSDDSLIGYRWLTPHTERTLLNVHDSKHHTAFEVAVWKVKPKIKTYDQNGTPKFDVHIKGKATILNKLENQQNPKRLIQEEIKKEIQFTYNKGLTKNLDLLELENTLYRQNNPLWKKTKGNIGFSQNMLRHITVNITIINSGKIDL; encoded by the coding sequence ATGACAACTAAAAAAACCCTTTTTTTATTGTTATGTTCAAGTATCTTTCTTACAGGGTGCTGGGATCAAAAGGTGATACAAGATATATACTATGTTGCATCGGTCGGAATCGATTATCAAGATAATAAATATATAACTTATCTAAAATTGTTAGATTTTTCAACTATCGCAAAAACCGAACAAGGAAAACCAACAGAAGCTGTTCCTATCTGGATTTTAACTGGATCTGGTCAGACTCTTTTTGATGCCATTAGAGATGCAAAAAGGATGTCTCAACAGAATATTGTCTTTAGTCATGTTAATACTTTTATTCTTTCTGAATCCGCCATTAAGCATCATTTAGATGATACATTAGATTTATTGCGCAGATATCCAGATTTTAGACTAAGCGGATGGATTTTTGGGACCAAAGACGATATCATGTCTATTTTAAATTCAAATCCTGTCCTCAATAATTCTCCTTTAACCCTTATAGAAAATACACCTAAAGCGATTTCCAAGCAATACAACCGTATCACCCCTTTAGAAACATTAGAATTCAACAGAGAATATTGTGATACCAATCGGACAGTATTTCTTCCCAATTTGTCGCTTACGGACTCCTGGTATAGTGGGGGAAAACCAAACCCTTTACCCCGTATAGACGGTGCCTTTTTGTTTCATGATAAGAAATATTACACTTGGTTCTCAGATGATTCACTTATTGGATACAGATGGTTAACCCCCCATACAGAACGGACACTCCTAAACGTTCATGATTCCAAACATCATACGGCATTTGAAGTCGCTGTCTGGAAAGTCAAACCTAAAATTAAAACCTATGACCAGAACGGCACGCCTAAATTCGATGTTCATATTAAAGGAAAAGCAACCATATTAAATAAACTTGAAAATCAGCAAAATCCTAAACGACTTATTCAAGAGGAAATCAAGAAAGAAATTCAATTCACCTATAATAAGGGGCTAACAAAGAACTTAGATCTATTAGAATTAGAAAACACTTTATATCGGCAGAATAATCCGCTCTGGAAAAAAACAAAAGGAAATATAGGCTTTTCCCAAAATATGCTGAGACATATTACGGTCAATATTACGATCATCAATTCAGGTAAGATAGATTTATAA
- a CDS encoding thioredoxin domain-containing protein, translating to MALKKKVKKKSGFSIWIFYGTIGIIAICTVVLIIIGHSQSSKVAGAVTFNYNDEPYLGKKGAPVKIVEFGDYKCPICKNFNDATFPAIDQDLIQTGKATFYFMNDPFINKDSTRAALFAETVYNELGNKLFWKFHDLLYSKQPADSKYEQIDLYSESFLEKTLSEITSPTNVNKVVQAFKTNKFKSALDKDTAYVNQLSIQGTPTFFVNGKEFTGNSYQELVDQVDQLAK from the coding sequence ATGGCTTTAAAGAAAAAGGTAAAAAAGAAAAGCGGTTTCTCGATTTGGATTTTCTATGGGACAATCGGAATCATTGCCATTTGTACGGTTGTGTTAATTATTATTGGTCATTCGCAATCTAGTAAGGTAGCGGGTGCCGTTACGTTCAATTATAACGATGAGCCCTATTTAGGGAAGAAAGGGGCACCTGTCAAGATTGTTGAATTCGGGGATTATAAATGCCCAATCTGTAAGAACTTCAATGACGCAACCTTTCCAGCGATCGATCAGGATCTTATACAAACAGGAAAAGCGACTTTTTATTTTATGAATGATCCATTTATAAATAAAGATTCCACTCGGGCTGCTCTGTTTGCAGAAACGGTCTATAACGAGTTGGGAAATAAATTATTCTGGAAATTCCATGATTTATTGTATTCGAAACAGCCCGCTGATTCTAAGTATGAACAAATTGATCTTTATTCGGAGTCATTTTTAGAAAAGACGTTAAGTGAGATAACGAGTCCAACCAATGTAAATAAAGTCGTTCAGGCATTTAAAACAAATAAGTTTAAGAGTGCCCTTGATAAGGACACCGCTTATGTCAACCAATTATCGATTCAAGGGACGCCAACCTTCTTTGTAAATGGGAAAGAATTCACAGGCAATTCTTATCAGGAGCTTGTCGATCAGGTCGATCAATTAGCTAAATAA
- the murB gene encoding UDP-N-acetylmuramate dehydrogenase — translation MNDFYLELKDRIDANRVKINEPLKNYTFTKTGGNADCLVLPITYEEVQQVIRFAQHTSIPVTILGNGSNVIIRDGGIRGLVINLTAMNDVSRRGNHLIAQSGAKIIDVSRIAYEESLTGLEFACGIPGTVGGAVYMNAGAYGGEVKDVLDDALVVTKEGDLLRLTNEELKFSYRHSIIPEKEYLVLEASFRLNLGNPAAIKEKMDELTFLRESKQPLEYPSCGSVFKRPPGFFAGKLIQDSGLQGVQIGGVQVSTKHAGFMVNVGNGTATDYVQLIHHVQHVVKEKFNVNLETEVKIIGEE, via the coding sequence ATGAATGACTTTTATTTGGAATTAAAAGACAGGATCGATGCCAATCGAGTGAAAATAAATGAACCGCTTAAGAACTACACGTTTACTAAAACAGGCGGAAATGCCGACTGTTTAGTGTTACCTATAACTTACGAAGAAGTCCAACAAGTCATTCGTTTCGCTCAACACACTAGTATACCTGTGACCATTTTAGGAAACGGCTCTAATGTCATCATTCGTGACGGAGGCATTCGTGGGCTCGTCATCAATTTAACAGCCATGAACGATGTTTCCAGGAGAGGGAACCATCTCATTGCTCAAAGTGGAGCCAAAATTATCGATGTCTCACGCATAGCTTACGAAGAATCCTTAACTGGCTTAGAATTTGCGTGCGGCATTCCTGGAACTGTAGGCGGTGCCGTCTATATGAACGCAGGGGCTTACGGCGGAGAAGTGAAAGATGTTTTGGATGATGCATTAGTTGTGACAAAAGAGGGCGACCTTTTACGACTAACCAATGAGGAATTAAAATTTTCTTATCGCCATAGCATCATCCCAGAAAAAGAATATCTCGTTTTGGAAGCAAGCTTTCGTTTGAATTTGGGTAATCCGGCAGCAATTAAAGAAAAGATGGATGAATTAACGTTTCTGCGTGAAAGCAAACAACCGCTTGAATATCCGTCTTGCGGAAGTGTGTTTAAGCGTCCTCCCGGTTTTTTTGCAGGTAAATTGATTCAAGACAGTGGCTTACAAGGGGTGCAAATTGGCGGTGTTCAAGTCTCGACCAAACACGCAGGTTTTATGGTTAATGTTGGTAATGGGACAGCCACTGATTATGTCCAATTGATTCACCACGTTCAACACGTCGTAAAAGAAAAATTTAATGTGAATTTAGAAACCGAAGTGAAGATTATTGGAGAAGAATAA